TGCCTACCAAAGCTTGGCCAAATTGCGCCGCGACTTTGGGCGTATTTGAATTCGTCTTGGACGCTCTCTCTTCCTTCGCTTGGCTGATAGCGCGTTGTGGTCGTTTGGCGGTCCACGCAGCGGCGCGACGGATTAACTCGGCGACGCCTGGGGTCCGAATCGAATCGGCCGAGTGCCCTAACACCGTTTGAAAGACGCGTCCCTTGCCATACTCATAGACAAAGGCCAGCGGCTCGTCATTTTCGGTGACTTGCGAATGAGCGGTCATCAAAACTTCGATCGGATCGCTCCCTTCCTGGCGAAAATAGAGTTCGTCGGTCGTCCGAAAATCGCCCATACCTTGTGTGATCGGATGCTTTGCATCGGCGATCTCGACCTGAAATTGACCGTAGCTGTCATGCCCGCTTTTTCCCTGGTGATTCCAGACGCGACGGCAGATTTTGCGGAACTCGGGCCAGTCTGAGTCGCCAGCGTTAGGCAAGGAAAAGTGAAACGCTCCGTTGGCGAAGTGTATGATCGCAAGCCCGCCCCCATCTTGGAGATACTTCACGAAGTTTGCTTTAGCTTTGTCGCTGAGCCCGGGACGTTCCCAGTTGCAATAGTTCAAAACCAGCATGTCGTACTGATTGATTTTCTCGGTCGCCAAAACCTCGATATCGCGAGAGACGTCAACCTGCATGCGCGAATCATGCTCCAACGCCTGCACCAGCGCCGGCGTCGTTTCTTGCCAATGATGCCCGGGATATTGCCAACCGGTCAAAATCAGCGCACGAATCGGCCGATCGTCAATCAGGGCGCGTGCGGATCCATCCACGCTCGCCAGCGCCCCGTCGATCTCCGCATGCGTATAGAACTTCGCTTCCACGCCGGCGGCGGGGACTTCGACATGCGCCGACCAAGCGATCGCATTGAGAATCAGTTTGCGAAATTGCGGATCATTCCAATTTTCGTAGAAGTGGCCGCACGTCGTTCCAAAGCCGCGTCCCCCATTTTTCCGCTCACGCGCCCAAGCGACGACCTTACCGTTGGGTTCTCGCCCCGGCAATGTCGGTACGCTGGCGATGGATTGCAAACTTGCGTCGTCTGGATCAAATCGCAAGTTGTAGTAAAACTCTTCCCGCAACGTAAACGGCTTTACTCCCCGTGAAATCGGATGTTCCGCCGAGCTTAGCTCCATCGCGGCGTTTTGCGTTTCGATCGCCGAATACCACCGGCGCTCGCCGTTTTCTTCCCAGTCAAAATAACCGCCGCTCCAATCGAGGATTTGGGCAGCGTACTTGTCAGGCGCGAACGTCGAGAAGTGGAACGTGAGAAACCCGCATCCGCGATCGATCTGCTTTTGAATCGCCGAGACGTTTTGCGGGTTCTGAAAGTGAGGCGCTTCCTCATATTTGTCGCCGTCTCGACCATCCGAAATCACCATGATCGCATCGGCGTCATCCAGTGTGCGCGGATCTTGCGGCCAACCTTCCAGATGATATTCGACCCGGACTTGCTCGGCGACATTGGAATTGTCGAGCATTACCTTCAACAATTTCACCGACCAGGGATAATCGTGGACGCCGTTACCGACCGGTCCATGACTCTTTTTGCCGGCGATCAACACAATCTTTTTCAGCGGCTTGTCCGCCGCGGTGGTTGGGTTGACAAACCCAGGCAAGCCAAAGAGCAGGCTCAGCACGAAGATCAGCAGTTTGAATTTCATGATGGTTCTTTTCTGTCACAGCGAGCGAATCGAGAGGGGGCAAATAGAATTAGCCTGATTTTGGCGGCGACGCATTACGCAACCTCGGAACCTAACGAGCTGGTTGGGACTGCGTTTCGAGAGGAAATAGTTCAGAGAGAACGGCAACGAGACGCGTTGCGATATGTTCGGCCATTGCTGCACGAGCCGCTTCGGGGGAGTTCGTCTCTAGCGCATCAACGACAACTAAATGTTCACGGATCGCTTGTTGCAGATTGTCGACCGAGCCAACCAGGCGACAAAAACTGCGAATCAACAACCGATAGCGTTGAATATCGCTAGCCAGGCGTTGGCTACCGGCTAACTCGGCCAGCCGTCGATGAAACCAAAGATCGCACTCGAGGGCTTGCGCACACCAAGCGTCACGATCTTCTTCTTCGGAGACGCCATGCAGATCGACCAATCGCCGTCGCAGTTCCGCCGCTTCTACAGCATCAATCCGAATGGCGGCTCGAGCCGAAGCTTCCCCTTCTAAGAGCTGACGCAACCGATAAATCTCGATAACGTCATCGCGGTTAAACTGCGCCACCTTTGCGCGACGACCTGTTTCGCACTCGACCAAACCATCGGCCGCAAGTCGATTCAGCGCCTCTTGAATCGGCGTACGACTCACGCCGAGCTGCGTGGAAAGAGTCACCGTTGTCAGGACAGACCCACTGGGCAAATTTCCTGAGATGATTGCGTTCAGCAGCGTCTCATAGACCGACTCGGTCAGTGAGGTCCGTGCGATTGGTTTCTCACGAATGGTGCTCATTTCCATGTTCTTGGTTCCTTGATTTCGTCAGGACGACTCGCCCTTTTTGCATTCGAAGCGACCAGCAGAGGGAACCCGAGAACGATCTTTGCGATCTTTTCGGATTTTCCTTGATGCCTACCAAGAGAGCGGGTAAGCTCTCTTTTTGTCGACTGCATTCTGCATGCAGAATACAGAATAAGAAATCCAGGCCACTAAGCAAGGAAAAACATCCGCAGATTTCTGATAACGGAAAACTTCCTCATTCGGAGTCGAACATCATTCGCTGGCTAATAAATTACTGGATCTTGCGCATCTGCTCCCATCCGCCAACTTCA
The nucleotide sequence above comes from Blastopirellula sp. J2-11. Encoded proteins:
- a CDS encoding GntR family transcriptional regulator, whose product is MEMSTIREKPIARTSLTESVYETLLNAIISGNLPSGSVLTTVTLSTQLGVSRTPIQEALNRLAADGLVECETGRRAKVAQFNRDDVIEIYRLRQLLEGEASARAAIRIDAVEAAELRRRLVDLHGVSEEEDRDAWCAQALECDLWFHRRLAELAGSQRLASDIQRYRLLIRSFCRLVGSVDNLQQAIREHLVVVDALETNSPEAARAAMAEHIATRLVAVLSELFPLETQSQPAR